The sequence below is a genomic window from Trichocoleus desertorum ATA4-8-CV12.
AGGGTGCAAAATGCAAAAACGGTGCTAGCGGCAGCGCTGATCAATCGTCGAACAGTGGCAAATTATTTGTTAGCACAACAGCCAGAGGCGGTTTGGCTTGCAGGCTCTGGCTGGGAAGGTAGTTTTTCGCTGGAAGACACGGTTTGTGCTGGGGCGATCGCGCATACGGTCTTGACAGAAAGTGGGGCCAAACTAGATGAGTTGGCAGGCAATGATGAAGTCATTGGAGCGATCGCGCTTTACACGCAATGGCAAGAGCGTTTACTAGACCTATTGCACCACGCCAGCCACGGTCAACGTTTGCTCCGCCTCAATGGTCACGAAGATTTGAAGTATTGCGCCACAACGGACATTCTAGATGTGCTGCCGATTCAGCGAGAACCTGGAGTTTTG
It includes:
- a CDS encoding 2-phosphosulfolactate phosphatase family protein, whose translation is MKLFVYHTPELVPSDAIPDCAIAIDVLRATSTMATALAEGAEAVQVFSDLSELLQVSEQWPAEQRIRAGERGGAKVEGFDMGNSPLDCTAARVQGRRLFISTTNGTRCLQRVQNAKTVLAAALINRRTVANYLLAQQPEAVWLAGSGWEGSFSLEDTVCAGAIAHTVLTESGAKLDELAGNDEVIGAIALYTQWQERLLDLLHHASHGQRLLRLNGHEDLKYCATTDILDVLPIQREPGVLVSK